A region of Streptomyces cinnamoneus DNA encodes the following proteins:
- a CDS encoding ATP-binding cassette domain-containing protein yields the protein MAVTAPHEAGEDARAGDRILAGAVRHSAARTLVLALIATAGTGAALLSPAVLGHTLDLLLARRGDTTRWVLLCAGLVCAPAALDALDELLGATTTARTTAWLRHRALGHVLAAGPAATAAVPPGDLVSRVVGNAAHAAAAPASLAGTVTAVVGPLGGVVALGLIDPWLVVVFLAGAPLLALLLRAFARASTDSLTAYQRLQGDLAGRLLEAVGGARTIAAAGTAGRERARVLAPLPGLSRHGHRMWRVQGRSTAQAVTLVPLLQIAVLAVAGLELHRGRLSVGDVLAASRYAALATGVGMIVGHVNTLVHSRTAARRLAGVHALPAVRHGSRRLPPGDGTLRLRGVSARRGGRQVLSDVDLVVPGGTTLAVVGRSGTGKSVLAELAGRLADPDTGEVTLDGVPLPDLAHDELRREVGYAFARPALLGGTIGGTIGFGSRTPAPHELTAAARAACADGFIRKLPAGYATPCAAAPLSGGEAQRLGLARAFAHAGRLLVLDDATSSLDSVTEHEVARALVDDVTAGTRVIVAHRATTAARADRVAWLDAGRVRAVGTHGELWRLPAYRAVFGE from the coding sequence ATGGCCGTCACGGCCCCGCACGAGGCGGGCGAGGACGCCCGCGCAGGCGACCGGATCCTGGCCGGCGCGGTCCGGCACAGCGCCGCCCGCACCCTCGTCCTCGCCCTGATCGCCACCGCCGGCACCGGCGCCGCCCTCCTGTCGCCCGCCGTCCTCGGCCACACGCTCGACCTGCTGCTCGCCCGGCGCGGCGACACCACCCGCTGGGTCCTGCTGTGCGCCGGGCTCGTGTGCGCACCCGCCGCCCTGGACGCGCTCGACGAGCTGCTCGGCGCCACCACGACCGCCCGCACCACGGCCTGGCTGCGGCACCGCGCGCTCGGCCACGTCCTCGCGGCCGGCCCGGCGGCCACCGCCGCGGTGCCCCCCGGCGACCTGGTCTCACGCGTCGTCGGCAACGCCGCCCACGCCGCCGCCGCGCCCGCCTCCCTCGCCGGCACCGTCACCGCCGTCGTGGGCCCCCTCGGCGGCGTGGTCGCCCTGGGCCTCATCGACCCCTGGCTCGTCGTCGTCTTCCTCGCCGGCGCGCCCCTTCTCGCCCTGCTGCTGCGGGCCTTCGCCCGTGCCTCCACCGACAGCCTCACCGCGTACCAGCGGCTCCAGGGCGACCTCGCCGGGCGCCTGCTCGAAGCGGTGGGGGGCGCCCGGACCATCGCCGCCGCCGGGACGGCCGGCCGCGAGCGGGCCCGCGTCCTCGCGCCGCTGCCCGGCCTCTCCCGGCACGGCCACCGCATGTGGCGGGTGCAGGGCCGCTCCACGGCCCAGGCCGTGACGCTCGTCCCGCTGCTGCAGATCGCCGTCCTGGCCGTCGCCGGACTGGAGCTGCACCGCGGCCGGCTGAGCGTCGGCGACGTGCTGGCCGCCTCCCGCTACGCCGCGCTGGCCACCGGCGTCGGCATGATCGTCGGGCACGTCAACACCCTCGTGCACAGCCGCACCGCCGCCCGGCGGCTGGCCGGCGTCCACGCCCTGCCCGCCGTCCGGCACGGCTCGCGGCGCCTGCCGCCCGGCGACGGCACCCTGCGGCTGCGCGGCGTGAGCGCACGGCGCGGCGGGCGGCAGGTGCTGAGCGACGTCGACCTGGTCGTGCCCGGCGGCACCACCCTGGCCGTCGTCGGCCGCTCGGGCACCGGCAAGTCGGTGCTCGCCGAACTCGCCGGACGGCTCGCCGACCCGGACACCGGCGAGGTCACCCTCGACGGCGTGCCCCTGCCCGACCTCGCCCACGACGAGCTGCGCCGAGAGGTCGGCTACGCCTTCGCCCGCCCCGCCCTGCTGGGCGGCACCATCGGCGGCACGATCGGCTTCGGGTCCCGCACCCCAGCCCCCCACGAGCTGACGGCGGCGGCCCGCGCCGCCTGCGCGGACGGGTTCATCCGCAAGCTCCCCGCCGGCTACGCCACGCCGTGCGCCGCCGCGCCGCTGTCGGGCGGCGAGGCCCAACGCCTGGGCCTGGCGCGGGCCTTCGCCCACGCGGGCCGGCTGCTCGTCCTCGACGACGCCACCTCCAGCCTGGACTCCGTCACCGAACACGAGGTGGCGCGGGCGCTGGTCGACGACGTCACCGCCGGCACGCGCGTGATCGTCGCCCACCGCGCGACGACGGCCGCCCGGGCCGACCGCGTCGCCTGGCTGGACGCGGGCCGCGTCAGAGCGGTCGGCACGCACGGGGAACTGTGGCGACTGCCCGCGTACCGGGCGGTGTTCGGAGAATGA
- a CDS encoding SCO2322 family protein, protein MRPARGPRAVRALLLAPLLAALTAVLGAAPAHADGYRYWSFWQGAGQEWTYATQGPATLRPGDGQAVGFRFAVSEDSAHAAKPRAAAGFGAVCAGTPAKEGRKRVAVVLDFGTPADAPSGDAPPAARTACAQVAADASAGEVLAAVAEPLRYDSSALLCAIAGYPRTGCGERVGERKSTAAAEEGTASGKKDDGGPSAGLVGGVAVVVALGAAGLWQARRRRHG, encoded by the coding sequence GTGAGGCCGGCGCGCGGTCCGCGCGCGGTCCGCGCGCTGCTCCTCGCCCCTCTCCTCGCCGCGCTGACCGCCGTGCTCGGCGCGGCGCCCGCCCACGCGGACGGCTACCGCTACTGGTCGTTCTGGCAGGGCGCGGGGCAGGAGTGGACGTACGCCACGCAGGGGCCCGCCACGCTGCGGCCCGGCGACGGCCAGGCCGTGGGCTTCCGCTTCGCCGTCAGCGAGGACTCGGCGCACGCCGCGAAGCCGCGGGCGGCCGCCGGCTTCGGCGCGGTGTGCGCGGGCACCCCCGCGAAGGAGGGCCGCAAGCGCGTCGCCGTGGTCCTCGACTTCGGCACCCCGGCCGACGCCCCCTCCGGCGACGCCCCGCCGGCGGCCCGTACCGCCTGCGCGCAGGTGGCCGCGGACGCGAGTGCCGGCGAGGTGCTGGCCGCGGTGGCCGAGCCGCTGCGCTACGACTCCTCGGCGCTGCTGTGCGCGATCGCGGGGTACCCGCGGACCGGGTGCGGCGAGCGGGTCGGGGAGAGGAAGAGCACCGCCGCGGCCGAGGAGGGGACGGCCTCCGGGAAGAAGGACGACGGTGGCCCGTCGGCCGGGCTGGTCGGCGGCGTCGCCGTCGTGGTCGCCCTCGGTGCCGCGGGCCTGTGGCAGGCCCGGCGACGCCGTCACGGGTGA
- the lanKC gene encoding class III lanthionine synthetase LanKC: MEKRYEVYCLADRHFYEIPDRLSAPAGTGAGTALFETARRPVPDGWKSTRSGDWLQLTPVDATGAPRPGQPAQGWKIHVSATAESADKTAAAVWDYCVPRGIPFKFVPAPHLLHLRNSKYAARDASGKFVTVYPADEDQLHTVLTELHETVGGAPGPYVLTDLRWHEGPLYVRYGAFARRYCTDAHGALVPAVEDPDGTLVPDLRNPAFQTPAWVRLPAFLEPHLAARNATTVGELPYSIEKALHFSNGGGVYRGTDTRDGSAVVLKEGRPHAGLAADGADAIARLERERDALEKLAGLGVAPGFRDWFAVGDHRFLVMDFVEGRPLNSFFAERHPLLAPDADPGAVADYTAWALRIHRAVEDAVERVHARGVVFNDLHMFNIMVAPDERSVTLIDFEAAAPASESGRQVVAHPGFVAPPDRTGTDVDRYALACLRLALFLPVTTLLAVDRSKAAHLAGVIAERFPVPREFLDEAVTEITRDTGTSGRPARAAGGTAARGTPPAGGGAAALPEPGDWPAARDSMVRAILASATPDRDDRLFPGDIAQFSDGGGLGLAHGAAGVLHALAETGAERYEQGEQWLLDHTRSAPPGTPLGLYDGLAGVAHVLHGLGHVERAMDLTGALLAEKWQRLSSGLRGGLAGVGLALDHLAEATGDLSLRDHAVQAAQVLADRLAADQAAPSGRRRAGLMHGATGPALLFLRLHERSGAPALLDLAGAALRADLAQCVRTPIGSLDVNEGWRTMPYLGDGSVGIGAVLDDYLAHRADEDLQEARSGILLAARSGFYAQPGLFQGRAGMIWHLARTTAPDATAGHLAAQISALSWYAMPYEGELAFPGHQMMRLSMDLATGTAGCLLALGAALGGDQPARLPFLPPLGAPQSRLRLAAES, from the coding sequence ATGGAGAAGCGGTACGAGGTCTACTGCCTGGCCGACAGGCACTTCTACGAGATCCCGGACCGGTTGTCGGCCCCCGCCGGAACCGGCGCCGGGACCGCCCTCTTCGAGACGGCGCGGCGGCCCGTCCCCGACGGCTGGAAGAGCACCCGCAGCGGCGACTGGCTCCAGCTCACGCCCGTCGACGCCACCGGCGCCCCGCGCCCCGGACAGCCCGCACAGGGCTGGAAGATCCACGTGTCCGCCACCGCGGAGAGCGCCGACAAGACGGCGGCCGCGGTCTGGGACTACTGCGTCCCCCGGGGCATCCCCTTCAAGTTCGTCCCCGCGCCGCACCTGTTGCACCTGCGCAACAGCAAGTACGCGGCCCGCGACGCCAGCGGGAAGTTCGTCACCGTCTACCCGGCCGACGAGGACCAGCTGCACACGGTCCTCACCGAGCTGCACGAGACGGTCGGCGGCGCTCCCGGCCCCTACGTCCTCACCGACCTGCGCTGGCACGAGGGCCCGCTCTACGTACGCTACGGCGCGTTCGCGCGCCGCTACTGCACCGACGCGCACGGCGCCCTCGTCCCCGCCGTCGAGGACCCCGACGGCACGCTCGTGCCCGACCTGCGCAACCCGGCGTTCCAGACCCCCGCGTGGGTCCGCCTCCCCGCCTTCCTCGAACCCCACCTGGCCGCCCGCAACGCCACCACCGTCGGCGAGCTGCCCTACAGCATCGAGAAGGCCCTGCACTTCTCCAACGGCGGCGGCGTCTACCGCGGCACCGACACCCGCGACGGCAGCGCCGTCGTCCTCAAGGAGGGCCGCCCCCACGCCGGCCTCGCCGCCGACGGCGCCGACGCGATCGCCCGCCTGGAGCGGGAGAGGGACGCACTGGAGAAGCTCGCGGGGCTCGGCGTCGCGCCCGGCTTCCGCGACTGGTTCGCCGTCGGCGACCACCGCTTCCTCGTCATGGACTTCGTCGAGGGCCGGCCGCTGAACTCCTTCTTCGCCGAGCGGCACCCGCTGCTCGCCCCCGACGCCGACCCCGGCGCGGTCGCCGACTACACCGCCTGGGCGCTGCGGATCCACCGCGCGGTGGAGGACGCGGTGGAGCGCGTGCACGCCAGGGGCGTGGTCTTCAACGACCTGCACATGTTCAACATCATGGTCGCCCCGGACGAACGGTCCGTGACGCTGATCGACTTCGAGGCCGCGGCACCGGCCTCCGAGAGCGGCCGGCAGGTCGTCGCCCACCCCGGCTTCGTCGCCCCGCCGGACCGCACGGGCACCGACGTGGACCGCTACGCCCTGGCCTGCCTGCGCCTCGCCCTGTTCCTGCCCGTCACCACGCTTCTCGCCGTCGACCGGTCCAAGGCCGCGCACCTCGCCGGCGTCATCGCCGAACGCTTCCCCGTGCCCCGGGAGTTCCTCGACGAGGCCGTCACCGAGATCACCCGCGACACGGGGACGAGCGGCCGCCCGGCCCGCGCCGCCGGCGGGACGGCCGCGCGCGGCACCCCTCCGGCCGGCGGCGGCGCCGCGGCCCTGCCCGAACCGGGCGACTGGCCGGCCGCCCGCGACTCCATGGTCCGCGCGATCCTCGCCTCCGCCACGCCCGACCGCGACGACCGGCTCTTCCCGGGCGACATCGCGCAGTTCTCCGACGGCGGCGGACTCGGGCTCGCCCACGGCGCCGCCGGGGTCCTCCACGCCCTCGCCGAGACCGGCGCCGAGCGCTACGAACAGGGCGAGCAGTGGCTGCTCGACCACACCCGCTCCGCGCCGCCCGGCACCCCGCTCGGCCTCTACGACGGCCTCGCCGGCGTCGCCCACGTCCTCCACGGCCTCGGCCACGTCGAGCGGGCCATGGACCTCACCGGCGCGCTGCTCGCGGAGAAGTGGCAGCGCCTGTCGTCCGGACTGCGCGGCGGCCTGGCCGGCGTGGGCCTGGCCCTCGACCACCTCGCCGAGGCCACCGGCGACCTGTCCCTGCGGGACCACGCCGTCCAGGCCGCCCAAGTGCTGGCCGACCGACTCGCCGCCGACCAGGCGGCCCCCTCCGGGCGCCGGCGCGCGGGCCTGATGCACGGCGCCACCGGCCCCGCGCTGCTCTTCCTCAGGCTCCACGAACGCTCGGGCGCACCCGCCCTCCTCGACCTGGCCGGCGCCGCCCTGCGGGCCGACCTCGCCCAGTGCGTCCGCACCCCCATCGGCTCCCTCGACGTCAACGAGGGCTGGCGCACCATGCCCTACCTCGGTGACGGCAGCGTCGGCATCGGCGCGGTGCTGGACGACTACCTCGCCCACCGCGCCGACGAGGACCTCCAGGAGGCCCGAAGCGGCATCCTCCTCGCCGCGCGGTCCGGGTTCTACGCCCAGCCCGGCCTCTTCCAGGGCCGTGCCGGGATGATCTGGCACCTCGCCCGCACCACGGCGCCGGACGCGACCGCCGGGCACCTGGCCGCCCAGATCTCGGCCCTGTCCTGGTACGCCATGCCGTACGAAGGCGAACTGGCCTTCCCCGGCCATCAGATGATGCGGCTGTCGATGGACCTCGCCACCGGAACGGCCGGCTGTCTGCTCGCGCTCGGTGCCGCCCTCGGCGGCGACCAGCCGGCCCGGCTGCCGTTCCTGCCGCCCCTCGGGGCGCCCCAGAGCCGGCTCCGCCTCGCGGCGGAGTCGTGA
- a CDS encoding aldehyde dehydrogenase: MAELVEHGQLFIGGRLADPAAGDGGAVIDVVSPHSEEVIGRVPHASRADVDRAVAAARAAFDSGVWAGLPLAERLAVVTRIKDGLAARHEEIARTVSAQNGSPYSWSVLAQALGAVMVWDSAIAVARGFPYEERRAGALGPLLVRREPVGVVAAVVPWNVPQFVAAAKVAPALLAGCSVVLKPAPETPLDSYVLAEVAAAAGLPEGVLSILPAGRETGEYLVGHPGVDKVSFTGSVAAGKRVMEVAAGHLARVTLELGGKSAAIVLPDADLDAAVAGIVPSAWMNNGQACVAQTRVLAPRSHYAELAERLAAAATALTVGDPLDPATEVGPLVTRRQRQRSLDYIALGRREGAALLAGGGTPAGADRGWYVEPTLFGEVTNAMRIAREEIFGPVVCLLPYEDEEEAVAIADDSDYGLSGSVWTGDVEHGIGIARRVRTGTYSVNTFSLDMLAPFGGYKDSGLGREGGPEGYAEYLEQKTIHLPAGYGRDGAGR, encoded by the coding sequence ATGGCCGAACTCGTCGAGCACGGACAGCTCTTCATCGGCGGCAGACTCGCCGACCCGGCCGCCGGAGACGGCGGCGCGGTCATCGACGTGGTCTCGCCGCACAGCGAAGAGGTCATCGGACGCGTCCCGCACGCCTCGCGCGCCGACGTGGACCGCGCCGTGGCCGCCGCCCGGGCGGCCTTCGACTCCGGGGTGTGGGCCGGCCTGCCGCTGGCGGAGCGGCTCGCGGTCGTCACCCGGATCAAGGACGGCCTCGCCGCCCGCCACGAGGAGATCGCGAGGACCGTCTCCGCCCAGAACGGCTCCCCCTACTCCTGGAGCGTCCTCGCCCAGGCCCTCGGCGCCGTCATGGTGTGGGACTCCGCCATCGCCGTCGCCCGCGGCTTCCCCTACGAGGAGCGGCGCGCCGGAGCCCTCGGTCCGCTGCTCGTGCGGCGCGAGCCGGTCGGCGTGGTGGCGGCGGTGGTGCCCTGGAACGTGCCGCAGTTCGTGGCGGCGGCCAAGGTCGCGCCGGCGCTGCTGGCGGGCTGCTCGGTGGTGCTCAAGCCGGCGCCGGAGACGCCCCTGGACTCCTACGTCCTCGCCGAGGTCGCGGCCGCGGCGGGGCTGCCCGAGGGGGTGCTGTCGATCCTGCCCGCGGGCCGTGAGACCGGGGAGTACCTCGTCGGCCACCCCGGGGTCGACAAGGTGTCCTTCACCGGCTCCGTCGCGGCGGGCAAACGCGTCATGGAGGTCGCCGCCGGCCACCTCGCCCGCGTCACCCTGGAACTGGGCGGCAAGTCCGCCGCGATCGTCCTGCCCGACGCGGACCTGGACGCGGCCGTCGCCGGCATCGTGCCCAGCGCCTGGATGAACAACGGACAGGCCTGCGTCGCCCAGACCCGCGTCCTCGCGCCCCGCTCGCACTACGCCGAGCTCGCCGAGCGCCTCGCCGCCGCGGCCACCGCCCTGACCGTCGGCGACCCCCTCGACCCCGCCACCGAGGTCGGCCCCCTGGTGACCCGGCGCCAGCGCCAGCGGTCGCTGGACTACATCGCGCTCGGCCGGCGCGAGGGCGCCGCCCTGCTGGCGGGCGGCGGCACCCCGGCGGGCGCGGACCGCGGCTGGTACGTGGAGCCGACGCTCTTCGGCGAGGTCACCAACGCCATGCGGATCGCCCGCGAGGAGATCTTCGGCCCGGTGGTGTGCCTGCTGCCCTACGAGGACGAGGAGGAGGCCGTCGCGATCGCCGACGACTCCGACTACGGGCTCTCCGGCAGCGTCTGGACCGGCGACGTCGAGCACGGCATCGGCATCGCGCGCCGCGTGCGCACCGGCACGTACTCCGTCAACACCTTCAGCCTGGACATGCTCGCGCCCTTCGGCGGCTACAAGGACTCCGGGCTCGGCAGGGAGGGCGGCCCCGAGGGCTACGCCGAGTACCTGGAGCAGAAGACCATCCACCTGCCGGCGGGTTACGGGCGGGACGGGGCCGGCCGGTGA
- a CDS encoding energy-coupling factor transporter transmembrane component T translates to MSGASRVGPAGGRAPALHAGAWWVWALGLATAASRTTNPLLLGMLVGVAGYVVAARRTDAPWARSYGAFLRLGLAVIVIRLVFAVALGSPIPGTHVVVTLPEVPLPAWARGVRIGGRVTAEALVFALYDGMKLAALLVCVGAANALANPARLLKSLPGALYEAGVAVVVAMTFAPNLVADVQRLRGARRLRGRSGRGLKALAQVGLPVLEGALERSVALAAAMNARGYGRTARVPRPVRLTTNALTLGGLLGVCAGTYGLLADVGAGYGLPLLLAGLALAVAGLWLGGRRSVRTRYRPDRWDGRAWLVSASGVAVAALMIWAGDHAPTALHSPAVPLTAPALPLWPAAAVLLGLLPAFAAPAGTAATTRSREARGAASTAPPPGPSVPPPRRATPTGEPGGAAPLDIPHPQEPK, encoded by the coding sequence ATGAGCGGGGCAAGCCGGGTGGGCCCGGCCGGCGGGCGCGCGCCGGCGTTGCACGCCGGGGCGTGGTGGGTGTGGGCGCTCGGGCTCGCGACGGCGGCCTCGCGCACCACCAATCCGCTGCTGCTGGGCATGCTGGTCGGCGTCGCCGGTTACGTCGTCGCGGCGCGGCGCACGGACGCGCCGTGGGCCCGCTCGTACGGGGCCTTCCTCAGGCTCGGTCTGGCCGTGATCGTCATCCGGCTGGTCTTCGCGGTCGCGCTCGGCTCGCCGATCCCCGGCACGCACGTCGTCGTCACCCTCCCGGAGGTGCCGCTCCCCGCGTGGGCGCGGGGGGTGCGCATCGGCGGCCGGGTGACCGCGGAGGCGCTGGTCTTCGCCCTGTACGACGGGATGAAGCTGGCCGCCCTGCTGGTCTGCGTCGGCGCGGCGAACGCCCTCGCCAACCCGGCGCGGCTGCTGAAGTCGCTGCCGGGCGCGCTGTACGAGGCGGGGGTGGCGGTCGTCGTCGCCATGACCTTCGCCCCGAACCTGGTCGCGGACGTCCAGCGGCTGCGCGGGGCGCGGCGGCTGCGGGGCCGCTCCGGGCGGGGGCTGAAGGCCCTGGCCCAGGTGGGGCTGCCGGTACTGGAGGGGGCACTGGAGCGTTCCGTGGCGTTGGCGGCGGCCATGAACGCCCGTGGCTACGGCCGCACCGCCCGCGTCCCGCGCCCGGTCCGGCTCACGACGAACGCGCTGACCCTGGGCGGTCTGCTGGGCGTGTGCGCGGGGACGTATGGGCTGCTGGCCGATGTCGGCGCGGGTTACGGCCTGCCGCTCCTGCTCGCCGGCCTGGCCCTGGCCGTGGCGGGCCTGTGGCTGGGCGGCCGCCGCTCGGTGCGCACGCGCTACCGGCCGGACCGGTGGGACGGACGGGCGTGGCTGGTGTCGGCCTCGGGCGTGGCCGTGGCGGCACTGATGATCTGGGCGGGCGACCACGCCCCGACGGCCCTCCATTCGCCGGCCGTGCCGCTGACGGCTCCGGCGCTGCCGCTGTGGCCGGCGGCCGCGGTGCTGCTGGGGCTGCTGCCCGCGTTCGCCGCGCCGGCGGGGACGGCCGCCACCACCCGGTCCCGTGAGGCCCGGGGCGCTGCCTCGACCGCTCCACCTCCGGGGCCCTCCGTCCCGCCGCCGCGGCGCGCGACCCCCACCGGGGAGCCCGGCGGTGCCGCACCGCTCGACATCCCCCACCCCCAGGAGCCCAAGTGA
- a CDS encoding prenyltransferase/squalene oxidase repeat-containing protein, translating into MAPSFAVHARRGAAALATAAALGAGAAPAAFADGSPSPAASGLYGAKDPQFDGVFRQSLAFLAQDAVGVSPAPKAVDWLAGQQCADGGFAGYRADTGKACDANAGEFTDATSAAVQALAAVGGRAGAVQKGLEWLKTHQHEDGGWGMTPGGATDANSTSIAVGAFVAAGQDPAKAAVKGGKSPYDALLSFQLGCDKKEDERGAFAYMPQNGELLPNDLASAAAAQAALGKGFLTGPAAKGADRPVAPLDCAGDEKAKPKDAAAGAEAVAAYLAKKLDAGDNHLKSSMPGAPAGPDFGTTADATLALATGGHRNAAAKPLTWLQAKDNKAVEWAQGDPGRLAKLVLTAHAAGADPRDFGGTDLVKQLNETGPAPEKASASPEKKDEEKKDDGGGFGVWWFFGLFFVASVGVGFLLSGRKKNKL; encoded by the coding sequence ATGGCCCCCTCCTTCGCCGTCCACGCGCGCCGCGGCGCCGCGGCCCTGGCCACCGCCGCCGCCCTCGGCGCGGGCGCCGCCCCCGCCGCCTTCGCCGACGGCTCCCCCTCCCCGGCGGCGTCGGGGCTGTACGGCGCGAAGGACCCGCAGTTCGACGGCGTCTTCCGGCAGTCGCTGGCCTTCCTGGCGCAGGACGCGGTGGGTGTCTCGCCGGCCCCGAAGGCCGTCGACTGGCTGGCCGGGCAGCAGTGCGCGGACGGCGGCTTCGCCGGCTACCGGGCCGACACCGGCAAGGCGTGCGACGCGAACGCGGGGGAGTTCACCGACGCCACGTCGGCGGCCGTGCAGGCCTTGGCGGCCGTCGGCGGGCGGGCCGGCGCCGTGCAGAAGGGCCTGGAGTGGCTCAAGACCCACCAGCACGAGGACGGCGGCTGGGGCATGACCCCGGGCGGCGCCACCGACGCCAACTCCACCTCCATCGCCGTGGGCGCCTTCGTCGCCGCGGGCCAGGACCCGGCGAAGGCCGCGGTCAAGGGCGGCAAGAGCCCGTACGACGCGCTGCTGTCCTTCCAGCTCGGCTGCGACAAGAAGGAGGACGAGCGCGGCGCCTTCGCCTACATGCCGCAGAACGGCGAGCTGCTGCCCAACGACCTGGCCTCGGCCGCCGCCGCGCAGGCCGCGCTCGGCAAGGGCTTCCTGACCGGGCCCGCCGCCAAGGGCGCGGACCGGCCGGTGGCGCCGCTGGACTGCGCGGGTGACGAGAAGGCGAAGCCGAAGGACGCGGCGGCGGGCGCCGAGGCCGTGGCCGCCTACCTGGCGAAGAAGCTCGACGCCGGCGACAACCACCTGAAGTCCTCCATGCCGGGCGCCCCCGCGGGCCCCGACTTCGGCACCACCGCCGACGCCACCCTGGCCCTCGCGACGGGCGGCCACCGCAACGCCGCCGCCAAGCCGCTGACGTGGCTCCAGGCCAAGGACAACAAGGCCGTCGAGTGGGCCCAGGGCGACCCGGGCCGCCTCGCCAAGCTCGTCCTCACCGCCCACGCCGCCGGCGCCGACCCCCGGGACTTCGGCGGCACCGACCTGGTGAAGCAGCTGAACGAGACCGGCCCCGCCCCGGAGAAGGCCTCCGCCTCGCCGGAGAAGAAGGACGAGGAGAAGAAGGACGACGGCGGCGGCTTCGGCGTCTGGTGGTTCTTCGGGCTCTTCTTCGTCGCGAGCGTGGGCGTGGGCTTCCTGCTCAGCGGCCGCAAGAAGAACAAGCTGTGA
- a CDS encoding SapB/AmfS family lanthipeptide, translating to MALLDLQSLESDESYSGGGHGGGSNASLLLCWSTASTVLCL from the coding sequence ATGGCGCTTCTCGACCTGCAGAGCCTGGAGTCCGACGAGTCCTACAGCGGCGGTGGCCACGGCGGCGGCAGCAACGCGAGCCTGCTCCTGTGCTGGAGCACCGCCAGCACCGTGCTGTGTCTGTGA
- a CDS encoding ferredoxin translates to MSGAPRWRVAVDRGVCVGSGLCAAVAPGAFRLDATRRSRPVAEETEASPAVLEAAEGCPVEAVALHVAGTGEAVFPPEE, encoded by the coding sequence GTGAGCGGGGCACCGCGCTGGCGGGTGGCGGTCGACCGGGGCGTGTGCGTCGGCTCGGGGCTGTGCGCGGCCGTGGCGCCCGGGGCGTTCCGGCTCGACGCGACGCGCCGGTCGCGGCCGGTGGCAGAGGAGACGGAGGCGTCGCCGGCGGTGCTGGAGGCGGCCGAGGGCTGCCCCGTGGAGGCCGTGGCCCTCCATGTGGCCGGTACGGGGGAGGCGGTGTTCCCCCCGGAGGAGTAG